The window tgttgcttttaattttCTTCCTAATCCCATGTGCATTTTAACTTCCCTCCTATTTTTCTGTATGGGATTTAGCTAAAAAATTAGAACTAAAGTGTAAGAAGGAATGATCACAAGGTGCCGAAATTTATCTAAGGCACAATCCGTTCCTCAGATGCTAAATTTTCATGACAAATgttaatagttttttaaaaacatgtcagTAATTTTTTTATAACTCAGTTTTAACAATATCACTAGCATTTTCTAAAATgtctcttcaaattcctttttatttttatctgcaaCTTTAAGAAGATTACCACATCTCTGTAGGCTCAGAACCATTGTAGGATGGAGGGTAATGTTACCCCACTGTTTGCTGTCTTTATTATGAGTCCTCCTGATTTAGGACAATAGGAACTGGCATGCAAGATCAGACTAATGATACTCCAGTATTCAGTTTCTGACAGTGAtaagcaccagatgcttcagaggaagatgctaGAAACCCCATAATGAACAATTATAAAAATACTTGCCCATAAGGCAATGTTTCTCAAAGTGGGGGTGTACCATCCCAAGGAAATGCAAAGGATATGGGGCAGAGAACCAACAGACTATTAAATTGTAATCCAGaggctcagctttcattttaaagaaaactccTTCTCCAGCTGTTACGGCCGTGAAAcaaaccttcaaaatgtgaagtGAGTGTAATCAGTTCAGAGaggtctgcctgagtttgcagagagcttGATACACTAGCTCTGAGgggtcatttatttcaatgggtggAACCTCAGATGCCAATGATGGTACTTTAAATGTCAACTTTGTTGACTGTTTTACAGCTCCTCAAGACAggtaagaaaggagaggaggtATCACATTATAAAGATCTACAGATGGGTTTCCCGaaatatgtgtttcagagtagcagccgtgttagtctgtattcgcaaaaagaaaaggagtacttgtggcatcttagagattaacaaatttatttgagcataagctttcgtgagctacagctcacttcatcggatgcatttggtggaaaatacagaggggagatttatatacacatacagagaacatgaaaaatgggttttatcatacacactgtaaggagagtgatcacttaagatgagccatcaccagcagcggggggggagggggaggaggaaaacttttcatggtgacaagcaaggtaggctatttccagcagttaacaagaacatctgaggaacagtgggtggtggggtggggggaagaaataacatggggaaatagttttactttgtgtaatgactcatccattcccagtctctattcaagcctaagttaattgtatccagtttgcaaatatgtgtgtgtgtgtgaggggagggggcatgagGTACTAGCCAAGGGTGTGGGGAGATGGAAGATGTTTTAATTGAGGTGTGTAGATTTTTAACCACACATGATGTGGTTGAAGGAGAATGGGAAGGTGCGACTCATTTCATTTTCCTAAAGCAGGAAACCTCATGTTTTGGAAGCACTGTGCCAAGGTAAAAGTTTCCTAACCCTAAGCAGTTAGAGGTTggcatctttcctgaaacatgaTAACTGATATCACATTTTTATGTTGTCTGATGTAGCTAgctgtttgtattattttttggATTCCAAGtcctgtttttctcctttctaaaatattttgaattaaagTGTGTTCCTCTGTGGGCTTTTCATTTCCTAATCCAGTTCTGCCCTGGGCTCAAGTCAAGGGAACGATCATCTTCAAGGAGATATAGTCTATCATGGCCAATGTAAGTGGGGACTGAAGGGCTTTTACATACTTCTTTATTTAGGGTCCCATTTTACATTAACCTCCACCCGTTCTTCACAATAGTCAATACCAATTGCACTTGGAAATAGTTAACAATTGCTGTAAAATGAGGCAGTAAAAAGTGAAAAAGTAAGATGCAACCTCTCTTCTCTTTAGGCATCCCAGGCCAATGAGAGGGATTTATTCTCTTTAAATAGCTCATTGAGGGTCAGGTTTTACACTTTACATTAAAGCAAAGggagtttttctattgatttaaatggtatGGGATCAGATCCTGAGTAAGATACAACAATATCACTCCTCATTCCAGACCTTGTAATATATCAAATTCATTCTCTAATTATGCAACTGGGCCAGCCTTACTTGAAATTTGTTAACATAGGGATTTATCCTGTGAGCTACTGAGTGCCCCCAattcccattgctttcagtgggacaAGATCTATCAGGATTGGGCTCATAGTCTCTACATTGTATTTTGGGGTGAGCAAAAAAGATATTAAGatgcaacaaaaaacaaacaaaaaagcacaaacaacaaataaacaagcaaagaaaagaaagtcAGTCTGAGCTAAGCAAAACACATTATTTCTTCCTTGTTGAAAGTCTCAGCATATGCTGCATCTTATGTCGCAAAAGTGTACTCATTAAATATTATGAAATGTACAACATGCAATGAAAGTCTAACTACACATTTAAGTCATTCATACCTGTGTGCTCATATTTGTGTCGCAGAAGGGAACTGCTTTTCTGGAATGTTTTGTCACACAAGTCACATGCATACATGCCACTTTCTGTCTTCTTGATCTTCTTTCGGGACAGACAGGAGTCAGAGTCTGTCATGTCGTCTAGGCCTGACATGTAGTCTGGTGTTCCATCAAGCAATTCTCCCTACGATGTAACCAAATTGATTATGTAAAACACTGTGCTTCCTGTATTTTGTGGCTTACTGCAGCATCTTGTCTTCCTACAGTATATAGAATTAGGGAGCTATTCTATAAGACTTAAAATTATAACCagcaggggcctgatcctgctaaaACTTCCGAACACAGTGCTCAATACCATGACTAGTCTCATTGGCTCATGGGCTACTTAAGATAATAACTATGCCCAGTAGAAAATGTTTACAGGACTGGACCTTGCTACCAAGGAACATCTGTTTCGTTCACTGTCCCTCTTGGTCTTCAACTGCCTTAGAAAACTCTGTCTTCTTTTGAACACTGTGTAGTAAGAAGTTGTATGAATTATCTAAACAGAGAGTGTTTACTTCAGCGAGCAGGAAATGATAATGTAAAGAACTACATTCAAAGATCATAAAAGGTATTTTAATATCTTTTATGAAATAAATATAAGGAACAACTAAAGATCTTTTCTGTCAAAACACTGAACCGTAGATACATTCTGTATCTGTAGAaagattttaattgaattttatatTTAGGTACAAAATGTTATTATTATGCAATCCATTTAAATGTATGTCTCCCGACTAAAGGCCTCaagctatatttttatatttaattttgtaatttgAAATAGGGAATATTAATAACACTTTTTATCAATGTTCTATCTATGTTAAAACAGCCTTCAGCATTAAGCAATAATGAATGTGGATCAGTAAATTATTaaatttctttatatttattttgtcttGATCCAAAGAGAGTGCAAACTTGCATGATAACATACATTTCCATTTGCTATCACACAGTTCAGTTTTCTTAGACTAGGTTTGCACTAATTAATATTAGAGAAGATTAAAGAGGCTTAAATACATTTAGAAAGAGGGCAGATGTACTGTAAATTGGAATAGTGGAACAGCTGTTATGGAGGTGCAGTGCTATTTATGCTCCTATTGTGCAAAGAGGGATTACAGGCTATAACATTAAGCCATACCTGATTTTCACATTTGAAACTATAAGACATTGTTAATAAAATTACAAATGGAGCATAATAGGTCATAGGGGAATGTCCACAAATGTAAAAACTTATTCATCTATAATCAGTTAAACTCATTTAACTAAACTGTGTACATTATATtttaatacatacacacatgtaTGTTCTTACACACTTTGAATATCTGTAGAGGACAGTGATTTCTCTAGTCTAGACCAACCCTTTGGCACCTAAGTACCTAAGTGAGCAGATCATATACCCTTTActcattgacttctatggaagTTTACCTGAGAAAGGAATATAGGATCATACCCAAGAACTAACAAATGTAACCCAAATCATGCCCCTTAGATATAAACATGGAGGGGACTTTACATGGAAATGGGCAGGCTCAGGTACCACTTCCACAGACATTCCTTTCCATTTCTGGCCCTCCTGCAAATCTCTGTCTGGTAAGTCAACGTAGGGGTAAGTAATGGGAATTGGATGGGCTgaggggaggtgtaggttggccTGAGGCAGGGCCAAGCTAGGGATACAAattgtcccttctctggcttcatagAAACTAGTTAAGAAAATATGGAGCCCTTCCTGTGGGTCTTGGAGGCTGCCATGAGCTGGGGGAAGTTCCAGGCAGAGCAGTTCCAATGAAGTCATGGTGCTAGGGAGCCTATGGGACTTTTAGTGGTACAGAGCCATTATGGAGGTACAGCACAGTGTTTTCTGTCAATGAGGATTCTCTGGGCCATTGTCAGGTATATAAAATTCTCATGGAAGACAAATATAACCTTAATGAAATTAAAAGCTAAACATTAAATGTGTTCATATTTCTTCTGTATTGAATAAATGTTCCCACCATACTTTTCAATTTCAAGTTCAAGCTAAAATTCTGCTATGTCTTTTGGAAAGGTTTCATTTAACTTTGGGGactatttttttcatataaaaggACATGACAAGGGATACTGAAATGTAGCCTTTCAAAACAAACCAATTATGACTATGTACCTGAAATCCTTGTTTCCGCTGGAACTTTCTCCTTTGCTGCATATCAGCAAAAGTAGCTGCTCCAGTTGGATAAGTATAGGCCATATGTGGTAGGAAGCTCATTTGATCTAGTCCTGGGTATGGTCGCAGCCCAGGAATACTGGTCTGGACTGGTGGCATAAAAGTGGCTGGAGGAAATGCGCTTTGTGGTGGGAGTGTTGTGTATAAAGGTTTGGCACTAAATGGGTTCATACCAAACACTGGGTTAGTGCTTTTATCCAGATTATTTGAATTAGAAAACTCCTTCTTGATAAAAGTCAAGTTCAGCGGCTCATCTGAATTTTCAGATGATGAAGAAACACTGTTGTGGTCTAAATTTATGCtactagattttgttttgttctttgtggCTATAACACTTTTAGGTTCCTTCATTTGTTTTGGTAAAGACAAGTCCAAAGGCTCAGCCTGAAGCTCCTCAGAGGAGAAACTGTTTGGAGTGTAAGAACTGCtatgggagtttttagaagatgtggAAGAAAGATTTAAAGGAGAAGGAGTATTGCTCCTGGAGTGGTCCAATTTATCAACTGGTTTAATATTGGTAAAATGTGTAGGTTTTGTTAGCCTGAGAGGAGTATCACAATTAGTAACACTGTTGTGGAGTTCAGCTATAGATGGTGAAGTTATAGAGTCCACAGGCTTTATTGGAGATCTGGCTGACAAAGAGTCTTTAGTGGGAGTGTTAGTAGCAGCCAGCACCGCCTTGGCACTGGTCCTTTCCAGTGATGGTGACCTGGAACTTGAATACTGGTAGAATTTTCTTTGTTCAAACCATTCCTTCACAAATTCCTGAGGAAGGCCAACGGCAATGGAAATTTTCAGTAGTTCATCAGAGTTGGGTTCCATATTCATAGCATAATATGCTTTAAGTACAGACATGTGGTCCTTGTATGAATTGATGGTGCTAGTCATTCCTTTCTCAGAAAGTACTGATGACAACAGGAGGGCTTGCTTATCAACAAACACTCCAGGTTTGTTGGGAACCATGTTTTCATGAGGTTGAAGGACTGCCTTGATTTCTTCATTCATCTTACACAGGTAACGCTCATGCTGATGCAGGGGAATGGGACCAGGAAAGCTTTCTTTACAGAACTGGCATGAAAATGGAGTGGATATATTGTGGTTCTCTATCATCTTATCTTCAGTTACCAGATCTATTAAGGTACGCAGCTTCTCTTTTTTAATATTACTGAGCTGCCTCCTTGAGTCTGTGGTCAAACTCTGGAGACAAGCTTTGGCTTCATTGACTTTTTCTAATGTATAGTCAATAATACTTTTAGTGGCACCATTATGACTCACTACTGGAAGACCCACTGGTGGAATATTAGGGGAAGTAACTCCTTGTTCCTCTGTTTGAGGGCATGGATCCTTCATGTGATAACCCTTCAGCTTTGAGATCTCTTCAGCCTTGCAGTCCATTTTCTGCCTGGAAACCGTGTTGTCCACAATCTGTAGAACCTTCTGCACCTCACTTAAATTACTGCCTATTGCAGGAAATCCAAGTAGTGGTGCTTCCATCCCTACACCTAAGTGCTGCATTGGACTTTGAGCAGAAGCATGAACTCCTAATGGACTGGTTGCTCCAAGTCCACCATTCATAAAAGGACTAGCTCCACTAAACCCATGGGTGGCCATAAGAACCTTGTATTCATTGAAATCTAGTGGTTCTGTTTTAATTTTCAGTAAGCCTGTTTGCTCAGACATACTAAGTGGTTTGCCGTTCTCCAGCTTGTTTCTCAGCTGTGTGATGGCTGAATTAGTAGGAGAGGAAGATACAGAATTAGGAGAAGAACCCGTCTTGATATTGTTTCTCATTCTGCCATTTACAGAGATTAAGCCAATACATTTCTTGCTGCTGATGTGCGAACTGTAGGAGCCAGAATGGGAGAAACGTTTCTTGCAGTTTGGACACTCATATGGTTTCTCACCTAAAATGATAATTAAAACCaaacattaatatatttattattaattattattattattattgttactgttATAACAATTGATCTTATACATTTACCTAAATAGATATTGATGTTGCCACTGGCTAATAGGAAGAGAGAGGTAACGATCCTACCCCACTGATTACTTATTCTGGGTGCCTAAGAATCCTGTGAACATGGCTGAGCCCAGCACCTCTCCCCATATCACCTCTGTGGAGTCTTTTTGTTTCGAGGTGATCCTAGTTTTTGTGGAGACCTATGCAAAATGGGAGTGATCCCACCTGGCTCACTCCATGCCTGTGATAGCCAAGCAATTCTGAGGCGGTTCTGTTAGTGATGCAGTGCTATTAGTGTCATTACATGTGCTGCTAAAGGAGTGTATACATGGGGACTCTGGTTATGTAGAGCCCCGTCACCTCCTAGATACAGTGGGCACAATTAAAACTCATTTGTCACTCCTTAGTGCCACATATTCTAAGAGTAGATGATACTGTCATTGCAGATAGCTTGGAAAGTGATAGTTGAGTTTTTAATGATGTGCACTGTAGTTTAGGTGTAAGGCCTTAATCTTAGCACTTCTGAGGCCAATTATAAATCATTGTTTCCCATTTGACAATACAATGCCTGAAAGTCACCAGATTGACTGAAAAATTGTATTATTTGTCAGATGTAGATAAGTCTTCTACTAAGTAGTGCAGTCAAATCCATAAAGCTTAAATTCAATTTAGCCTTCTCAAAAATGCATTCAGATACTACAAGGATGGGCACTGTATAAAAAATTGGGTCCTGATTCAGTAATCACATCCATACAGGTGGACCTTTGTGGCTGGGAAGAGCTCAACAGGTCTCTGTGTGGACAAAAGGGTCACCTAGTAAAGATTAGATTTATGGATCAGGCCCCAGCCTAGCTAAATAGGTAGATTGATAGCTAGatagaaaaaaaatggaatataATATGAGTCATTCCTCAGATGCCTATTATCCCAACAAATGAGCcatatttcattaatttattcttggcattttcattaaatttcatcattttttaaaaaatttgatcCCTCCAAGAGCCAACTAAACAAAAATTTCTGAATTTCTCTGAACTCAAGCAGCATAACaaaggatttattattttttgtaacaAGCATTATTATATCAAAATCTTACAGCAAGACCATGCTATTAACAGCATGATAAATGAAGATGAATCAGATATTTTTTATGAAATACCTTAGTATCTCTAAGAAGCTACAAACAGAACTGTGTAAATTTTAAGCAATCTTTAAAACTCAGCTaattaaacaaaatgcaaatgagAACAGCAGCACCTCTGCTACTCACCACTGTGAATTCGCAGGTGTTCCTTCAGATGGTGTTTATATTTGAAGGCCTTGCCACACTCAGTGCATTTGAACTTGCGATTGCCTGCTCCTTGGGTCAGCATTTGGTGCTTGGAGAGAAAAGATTCTGATATGAATTTTATGCAAGAGGAACCAAGAGTTTTcgagttaaaaaaaacaaaattaatttaactCTCTATTTATCAGGCAAACCAAAAGGTCTGCACGTACATTTATATGTCTCATCAGTGTTgcaataaaaatcaaaatgttggcAGTAAACCGAAACAAATGCGAAAGTGCTTTCATATGAGCATTCAATATTTGCTTTAGAATTATTTCCTAAGTCTCTCATCAGAAATGTGTTGCTTTAAGGTATCTCATGATGAGAGAAACTGATCTGTAAAAAGATTTGTGGTTCTTATTATTCCTAGCAGCTTCAAAACATGTGGAACGCCTCTTGTTTAAAAATCCTGTTTACTGCTctagtagaaaatacagtattaCATATCAGATTTCATTCATTATCAAATATAAGCAACAATATCTTCAGCATGAAGCTGTAGCTGCTGGAAAATTTTTATCACAAACCAGCAGGAAAGATTTCAGCTACCTTTCTTATGGTGGGTTCTCCTCCCCACCAGTGCTGTGCTAAGGAGTAGGGGCAAAACAAGAGAAAAGTTGGTTTAAAGGACAAGTTAAAAGCAGCATAAAGATATAATCAAACACAGCTGACCTTTTTGAACAAGTGAGAAAAGCACTGTGACTTTGAATTATGAAAAAAGATACAGTCATCTACTCTGGATGCTCAAGGTAGGAGGTCAGCTTTTTTCAAGTAGCAATGACACAAAAGCCTATTGCAAAAAAGACAGCATAGAAACGGTATGACAACTGCTAGGGTGTGCTGAATCTTCCCACATTCCTAGTGAGACAGATGGTGTTACATGGGACACAGGGAGGTTTGTTCAAACAGCAGCAACCTTCAAAGATCAAGCAGAGCCCAGCCCGCCGAGCGCCATTGAGGGACCAGCGCTCATATGTTGCTGAGTTGCATAAACAAACAGCAACAGCTGTTTTGTCTCCCCCCATAGCCCTCAGAGGACTACTATAAACTTTAGTTGTGCCACTGTTAATATGATACAATCATTTTAATTTACTAATTGTAAATGCCATGAGCAAATGAGGGGACTTTTCAACACCAAAGCTACCATTCATAATGCGCCAACACAATCAGACTCttgcatgtgaaatttcagaCAGTGATGTTGGATAAATATCTAGGAATTTTAACCCAGTGTTTTTAATAATATAAAGCAAAAGGGGGGAAAATCCTCAGATTgtgttagattaaaaaaattgtatatgaGACTATATATGCCTACCAGAGAAGCGATCTGAGAAACTGCATCAGAATcatttatattgatttaaaatcaaGCAAGAGATACTGTTCTCTTAAAAATGCTAATTGCAAAATTGCATGATTAGAAGATGTATGTTTGCCTAACTGAATTTACCTTACGTTGAGAAAAATCTATCAAAAGATATATAGCTGATTATGATTTTTAGTTGTTTCAGAAAAATTAATATAGCATAAGGCCTATATAAtttgacacatgcacacactcattTATTTAAGTTTAAGACACACCAGTTGAGTTTCTATTACAACACTCCATAATGCCAGTTATCAGAGGTAATTCTCTAGTGAACAGAAGAAATAGTTTCCGTATAATTTGTAAAAAAGCTTTGGAATACAACCCTTTTGAGTAATCAGTTTGCTTCAGTCACCTGTTCAAGACACACAGCATTGGCTTAAATGTAATTGTGAAATG of the Dermochelys coriacea isolate rDerCor1 chromosome 11, rDerCor1.pri.v4, whole genome shotgun sequence genome contains:
- the ZEB2 gene encoding zinc finger E-box-binding homeobox 2 isoform X1, which produces MDRIDLQNAFAWKHGSFFPDKSFFERQDMTTSEEVVNYENVVETGSETDEEDKLHIAEDDSIINTLDQETSPASVPNHESSPHVSQALLPRDEEEDEMRESGVDHTWHNSEILQASVDGPEEMKEEYDTMGPEAAIQTTGNNGTVKNANCTSDFEEYFAKRKLEEGDGHAVSIAEYLQRSDTAIIYPEAPEELSRLGTPEANGQEENDLPPGTPDAFAQLLTCPYCDRGYKRLTSLKEHIKYRHEKNEENFSCPLCSYTFAYRTQLERHMVTHKPGTDQHQMLTQGAGNRKFKCTECGKAFKYKHHLKEHLRIHSGEKPYECPNCKKRFSHSGSYSSHISSKKCIGLISVNGRMRNNIKTGSSPNSVSSSPTNSAITQLRNKLENGKPLSMSEQTGLLKIKTEPLDFNEYKVLMATHGFSGASPFMNGGLGATSPLGVHASAQSPMQHLGVGMEAPLLGFPAIGSNLSEVQKVLQIVDNTVSRQKMDCKAEEISKLKGYHMKDPCPQTEEQGVTSPNIPPVGLPVVSHNGATKSIIDYTLEKVNEAKACLQSLTTDSRRQLSNIKKEKLRTLIDLVTEDKMIENHNISTPFSCQFCKESFPGPIPLHQHERYLCKMNEEIKAVLQPHENMVPNKPGVFVDKQALLLSSVLSEKGMTSTINSYKDHMSVLKAYYAMNMEPNSDELLKISIAVGLPQEFVKEWFEQRKFYQYSSSRSPSLERTSAKAVLAATNTPTKDSLSARSPIKPVDSITSPSIAELHNSVTNCDTPLRLTKPTHFTNIKPVDKLDHSRSNTPSPLNLSSTSSKNSHSSSYTPNSFSSEELQAEPLDLSLPKQMKEPKSVIATKNKTKSSSINLDHNSVSSSSENSDEPLNLTFIKKEFSNSNNLDKSTNPVFGMNPFSAKPLYTTLPPQSAFPPATFMPPVQTSIPGLRPYPGLDQMSFLPHMAYTYPTGAATFADMQQRRKFQRKQGFQGELLDGTPDYMSGLDDMTDSDSCLSRKKIKKTESGMYACDLCDKTFQKSSSLLRHKYEHTGKRPHQCQICKKAFKHKHHLIEHSRLHSGEKPYQCDKCGKRFSHSGSYSQHMNHRYSYCKREAEEREAAEREAREKGHLEPTELLMNRAYLQSITPQGYSDSEERESMPRDGESEKEHEKEGEDRFEKLGRQEGDEEFEEEEEESENKSMDTDPDTIRDEEETGEHSMDDSSEDGKMETKSDHEEDNMEDGM
- the ZEB2 gene encoding zinc finger E-box-binding homeobox 2 isoform X3 — its product is MKQQIMADGPRCKRRKQANPRRKNVVNYENVVETGSETDEEDKLHIAEDDSIINTLDQETSPASVPNHESSPHVSQALLPRDEEEDEMRESGVDHTWHNSEILQASVDGPEEMKEEYDTMGPEAAIQTTGNNGTDLPPGTPDAFAQLLTCPYCDRGYKRLTSLKEHIKYRHEKNEENFSCPLCSYTFAYRTQLERHMVTHKPGTDQHQMLTQGAGNRKFKCTECGKAFKYKHHLKEHLRIHSGEKPYECPNCKKRFSHSGSYSSHISSKKCIGLISVNGRMRNNIKTGSSPNSVSSSPTNSAITQLRNKLENGKPLSMSEQTGLLKIKTEPLDFNEYKVLMATHGFSGASPFMNGGLGATSPLGVHASAQSPMQHLGVGMEAPLLGFPAIGSNLSEVQKVLQIVDNTVSRQKMDCKAEEISKLKGYHMKDPCPQTEEQGVTSPNIPPVGLPVVSHNGATKSIIDYTLEKVNEAKACLQSLTTDSRRQLSNIKKEKLRTLIDLVTEDKMIENHNISTPFSCQFCKESFPGPIPLHQHERYLCKMNEEIKAVLQPHENMVPNKPGVFVDKQALLLSSVLSEKGMTSTINSYKDHMSVLKAYYAMNMEPNSDELLKISIAVGLPQEFVKEWFEQRKFYQYSSSRSPSLERTSAKAVLAATNTPTKDSLSARSPIKPVDSITSPSIAELHNSVTNCDTPLRLTKPTHFTNIKPVDKLDHSRSNTPSPLNLSSTSSKNSHSSSYTPNSFSSEELQAEPLDLSLPKQMKEPKSVIATKNKTKSSSINLDHNSVSSSSENSDEPLNLTFIKKEFSNSNNLDKSTNPVFGMNPFSAKPLYTTLPPQSAFPPATFMPPVQTSIPGLRPYPGLDQMSFLPHMAYTYPTGAATFADMQQRRKFQRKQGFQGELLDGTPDYMSGLDDMTDSDSCLSRKKIKKTESGMYACDLCDKTFQKSSSLLRHKYEHTGKRPHQCQICKKAFKHKHHLIEHSRLHSGEKPYQCDKCGKRFSHSGSYSQHMNHRYSYCKREAEEREAAEREAREKGHLEPTELLMNRAYLQSITPQGYSDSEERESMPRDGESEKEHEKEGEDRFEKLGRQEGDEEFEEEEEESENKSMDTDPDTIRDEEETGEHSMDDSSEDGKMETKSDHEEDNMEDGM
- the ZEB2 gene encoding zinc finger E-box-binding homeobox 2 isoform X2; the encoded protein is MKQQIMADGPRCKRRKQANPRRKNVVNYENVVETGSETDEEDKLHIAEDDSIINTLDQETSPASVPNHESSPHVSQALLPRDEEEDEMRESGVDHTWHNSEILQASVDGPEEMKEEYDTMGPEAAIQTTGNNGTVKNANCTSDFEEYFAKRKLEEGDGHAVSIAEYLQRSDTAIIYPEAPEELSRLGTPEANGQEENDLPPGTPDAFAQLLTCPYCDRGYKRLTSLKEHIKYRHEKNEENFSCPLCSYTFAYRTQLERHMVTHKPGTDQHQMLTQGAGNRKFKCTECGKAFKYKHHLKEHLRIHSGEKPYECPNCKKRFSHSGSYSSHISSKKCIGLISVNGRMRNNIKTGSSPNSVSSSPTNSAITQLRNKLENGKPLSMSEQTGLLKIKTEPLDFNEYKVLMATHGFSGASPFMNGGLGATSPLGVHASAQSPMQHLGVGMEAPLLGFPAIGSNLSEVQKVLQIVDNTVSRQKMDCKAEEISKLKGYHMKDPCPQTEEQGVTSPNIPPVGLPVVSHNGATKSIIDYTLEKVNEAKACLQSLTTDSRRQLSNIKKEKLRTLIDLVTEDKMIENHNISTPFSCQFCKESFPGPIPLHQHERYLCKMNEEIKAVLQPHENMVPNKPGVFVDKQALLLSSVLSEKGMTSTINSYKDHMSVLKAYYAMNMEPNSDELLKISIAVGLPQEFVKEWFEQRKFYQYSSSRSPSLERTSAKAVLAATNTPTKDSLSARSPIKPVDSITSPSIAELHNSVTNCDTPLRLTKPTHFTNIKPVDKLDHSRSNTPSPLNLSSTSSKNSHSSSYTPNSFSSEELQAEPLDLSLPKQMKEPKSVIATKNKTKSSSINLDHNSVSSSSENSDEPLNLTFIKKEFSNSNNLDKSTNPVFGMNPFSAKPLYTTLPPQSAFPPATFMPPVQTSIPGLRPYPGLDQMSFLPHMAYTYPTGAATFADMQQRRKFQRKQGFQGELLDGTPDYMSGLDDMTDSDSCLSRKKIKKTESGMYACDLCDKTFQKSSSLLRHKYEHTGKRPHQCQICKKAFKHKHHLIEHSRLHSGEKPYQCDKCGKRFSHSGSYSQHMNHRYSYCKREAEEREAAEREAREKGHLEPTELLMNRAYLQSITPQGYSDSEERESMPRDGESEKEHEKEGEDRFEKLGRQEGDEEFEEEEEESENKSMDTDPDTIRDEEETGEHSMDDSSEDGKMETKSDHEEDNMEDGM
- the ZEB2 gene encoding zinc finger E-box-binding homeobox 2 isoform X4, with protein sequence MRESGVDHTWHNSEILQASVDGPEEMKEEYDTMGPEAAIQTTGNNGTVKNANCTSDFEEYFAKRKLEEGDGHAVSIAEYLQRSDTAIIYPEAPEELSRLGTPEANGQEENDLPPGTPDAFAQLLTCPYCDRGYKRLTSLKEHIKYRHEKNEENFSCPLCSYTFAYRTQLERHMVTHKPGTDQHQMLTQGAGNRKFKCTECGKAFKYKHHLKEHLRIHSGEKPYECPNCKKRFSHSGSYSSHISSKKCIGLISVNGRMRNNIKTGSSPNSVSSSPTNSAITQLRNKLENGKPLSMSEQTGLLKIKTEPLDFNEYKVLMATHGFSGASPFMNGGLGATSPLGVHASAQSPMQHLGVGMEAPLLGFPAIGSNLSEVQKVLQIVDNTVSRQKMDCKAEEISKLKGYHMKDPCPQTEEQGVTSPNIPPVGLPVVSHNGATKSIIDYTLEKVNEAKACLQSLTTDSRRQLSNIKKEKLRTLIDLVTEDKMIENHNISTPFSCQFCKESFPGPIPLHQHERYLCKMNEEIKAVLQPHENMVPNKPGVFVDKQALLLSSVLSEKGMTSTINSYKDHMSVLKAYYAMNMEPNSDELLKISIAVGLPQEFVKEWFEQRKFYQYSSSRSPSLERTSAKAVLAATNTPTKDSLSARSPIKPVDSITSPSIAELHNSVTNCDTPLRLTKPTHFTNIKPVDKLDHSRSNTPSPLNLSSTSSKNSHSSSYTPNSFSSEELQAEPLDLSLPKQMKEPKSVIATKNKTKSSSINLDHNSVSSSSENSDEPLNLTFIKKEFSNSNNLDKSTNPVFGMNPFSAKPLYTTLPPQSAFPPATFMPPVQTSIPGLRPYPGLDQMSFLPHMAYTYPTGAATFADMQQRRKFQRKQGFQGELLDGTPDYMSGLDDMTDSDSCLSRKKIKKTESGMYACDLCDKTFQKSSSLLRHKYEHTGKRPHQCQICKKAFKHKHHLIEHSRLHSGEKPYQCDKCGKRFSHSGSYSQHMNHRYSYCKREAEEREAAEREAREKGHLEPTELLMNRAYLQSITPQGYSDSEERESMPRDGESEKEHEKEGEDRFEKLGRQEGDEEFEEEEEESENKSMDTDPDTIRDEEETGEHSMDDSSEDGKMETKSDHEEDNMEDGM